The Stomoxys calcitrans chromosome 3, idStoCalc2.1, whole genome shotgun sequence genome includes a region encoding these proteins:
- the LOC106083873 gene encoding histone H4-like encodes TGGKGFGKDGAKRHRKVLRDNIQGITKPAIRHLARRGGVKRISGLIYEETRGVLKVFLENVIRDAVNYTEHAKRKTITAMDVVYALKRQGRTLS; translated from the coding sequence acTGGTGGCAAAGGCTTTGGAAAAGATGGCGCTAAACGTCATCGTAAAGTGTTGCGTGATAATATCCAAGGTATCACCAAGCCTGCAATCAGACATTTAGCTCGTCGTGGCGGTGTAAAGCGTATCTCTGGATTGATTTACGAAGAAACCCGTGGTGTCCTAAAAGTATTTTTGGAAAACGTTATTCGTGATGCTGTCAACTACACTGAACACGCTAAGCGTAAAACCATCACCGCTATGGATGTCGTCTACGCTTTGAAGAGACAAGGCCGAACATTATCTTGA